GTCCTCGTTGAGGCGCAATTGCCGCTCCATCTCGTTCACCGCCGCCGCCGGCGCGTCGAGGCCGAGCAGCATGTAATGGCCCTTGCGGTTCTTCTTGATGCGATAGGCGAGGCTACGCAGGCCCCAATACTCGCGCTTCTTGACGGCGCCGCCATCGCTCTCGAGCTGAGCAGCGACATGGTCGGCAAGCGCGTCCACCTGTTGTTGCGTGACTTCGCTGCGCGCAATCAGCACGCATTCGTATAACGGCATCCTCTACTCCCTATGGCTCCTCGGCCCACACGATGCGGGCATAGCCGGCTTGGGTGCCACCTCGCCGGCAGGGTCGGCGAGGCGTTTGGCACACCGCGCCCCATCTGGCAATCAGAAACCGTGGCGGCGCGGCCGATCCGGGTTCACCCGACCTTGGTGATCGCCCATTTGACGAGTTGCGGGCCGTCCGGCCCGCTGCTCAGCACGATCTGCTCGGCGCGCCGCGGCGTCTCGCCGCCGAGATAGATGCTCTCTTCGAGCGCGATCCGCACGCCCTCGGCGCGGAGCCGCCAGAAACTGCCCGTGGGCAGCCGGATCAGCACGCCCTCGCCATCCTGTTGCAGGCTCGCCGAGACACTCGGATGGAGGTGGAAGCGAATGGCGAAAGGCTGCGGGACGGCCGCTTCCACCGCGTCCTCGCCGCGCAGATCCTCGCCACTTTCGGCGAGATAGAGGCGGCGGCGATGGAGCGCCCCATAAACCCGCCACCAGCCATCATGGCTCGCCGCCAGCCAATGTGCGCCGGAGGCTTCCTGACGCTCGACCTCGACCCGTTCCGGCCGCCGGCCGAGCCCCTCGGGACGCAGTTCGGCGGAGCTGGTATCGGCGATGATGAGGGTGGAGTGGGCGGCGCTGGCGCGGACGGCGTCGAACCATTCGCCACCCGGCGGGGCGGCCCCGCAATTGACGATCATGCGCTCGCGCCCGACCGAGAATTCGAACGCCAAGGTGCCGGCATGGGCGCGGCGATCAATCCCTGCCGGCGCCGGCTTGCCGCCATCGAGGAGAACCAAGCCGCGCCCCGCCTGCAAGCGGTGAAACCCGCCCTCGAACAGGGTCGAAACCGGGCGCCCGCCGCGACCGGCCAGGGCAAGGACGAGTTCGATCAGCGCCGGGTCGCCCTCGCTGCTGCCATTGAACAGCGCGAGCCCGCCATCGCCATGGCGCAGCGTCCGCAACCCGACCGCAAGCCGCTCGATCGCTGGCGCCAGCGCCGCCGGCGGCAGCACTTGCGCGCTTTGCAGGAGGGCGCGGATTTCGGTCAGATCCTGCAACGCGCGGAGCTGCGTCGCCGGGCTCCGCTCGACATGGCAGCCATCACCGAGCATCTGGCGGCCGATCTCGGCGGGAAGGAAGCGCAGCGCGCGGCCGAGAAACCCGAGCGGCTCGGGCAGCGCGACGCCGGCCGCAACCAGGCCCTTGAGCGCGGTCAGAGCCCGCCCGCCCATGTCCTCGGCCGGGAGATCCCGGGCCAGCGCGCGGGTATCGGCGAGGAGGCGGGCCATCAGCCGCTGGCGAAATTCCTCCTCGGCGCTGGCGGCGAAGAAGTCATAATGGCCGAGCCAGGCGGTGATACGGGTGCCGGCGAGATCGGGGCGGCGGGCGAGCGGATCGGCGGGGTTGGCGGCGATGAAGGCGCTGACCAGGGCGCGGGCGCGCAATCGCGCGGAATCGGTGCCGAGCGCGCGAAGATCGCGAAGCCAGGAAAACCCGAACGCGTCGATGCCAAGGGCGCGCCACGCCGCCGCGCCGGCGGCGGTGGCGTCGCCGCGGAGCAGCCGCGCACCTTGTCCGGCATCGCCCGGCCAGGGGTCGCGCACCGGCAACAGCGGCGCGTCCGGCACCCGCATCGGCCGCAATTGCGGCAGCGTCGCCACCGCACGCCGCGCCTCGCGCAGCCAGCGCCGCGGATCAAGCCCGCTCATCGCGGGAATTCCGCCATTCCGGGAAGCGAATCGGGAGTGCTCACGCTTCTATCATAGCCGGATCAGCCGCGCCGCAAAGAAGCCATCCATGCCGCCTTGCGCCGCCCAGAGGCCGGGATGGGTGCGCAAATCGCCCGCCTCGGTCAAGGCTTCGGCGAGGAAGGGCAATTCGTCGGCGCCGATCGGGGCGCGGCGGAGGGGAAGGCGGCCGAGCGCTGCTTTGATCCGCGCCAGCCCCTCCTCCGGCTGGAGCGAGCAAACAGCATAGAGCAGCCGGCCGCCCGGCTTGAGCAGGGTGCAGGCGGCATCGAGCAGCGCGTCTTGCGCCGCGATCATGGCGTCGAGATCGCGTGGGCTGCGCAGATGCGGGATTTCGGGATGGCGGCGGATGGTGCCGGTCGCGCTGCACGGCGCATCGAGCAACACGGCATCGAAGCGCCGTCCCGGCCGCCAGGTCAGGGCATCGGCGTTCACCAGTTCGGCATCGAGGTGAAGGCGCGCGAGGTTTTCCGCAAGACGCGCCAAACGCGCCGGCGCCCGCTCGACCGCCGTCACCCGCGC
This portion of the Acidibrevibacterium fodinaquatile genome encodes:
- a CDS encoding heparinase II/III family protein yields the protein MSGLDPRRWLREARRAVATLPQLRPMRVPDAPLLPVRDPWPGDAGQGARLLRGDATAAGAAAWRALGIDAFGFSWLRDLRALGTDSARLRARALVSAFIAANPADPLARRPDLAGTRITAWLGHYDFFAASAEEEFRQRLMARLLADTRALARDLPAEDMGGRALTALKGLVAAGVALPEPLGFLGRALRFLPAEIGRQMLGDGCHVERSPATQLRALQDLTEIRALLQSAQVLPPAALAPAIERLAVGLRTLRHGDGGLALFNGSSEGDPALIELVLALAGRGGRPVSTLFEGGFHRLQAGRGLVLLDGGKPAPAGIDRRAHAGTLAFEFSVGRERMIVNCGAAPPGGEWFDAVRASAAHSTLIIADTSSAELRPEGLGRRPERVEVERQEASGAHWLAASHDGWWRVYGALHRRRLYLAESGEDLRGEDAVEAAVPQPFAIRFHLHPSVSASLQQDGEGVLIRLPTGSFWRLRAEGVRIALEESIYLGGETPRRAEQIVLSSGPDGPQLVKWAITKVG
- the rpsF gene encoding 30S ribosomal protein S6; this encodes MPLYECVLIARSEVTQQQVDALADHVAAQLESDGGAVKKREYWGLRSLAYRIKKNRKGHYMLLGLDAPAAAVNEMERQLRLNEDVLRFLTTRVEAIDDAPSAILSRRGEDRDRGFRGPKPPGRFDSGRRRGGFDDREEYRARGDGDLMIDDHAGHGEE